One window from the genome of Hoplias malabaricus isolate fHopMal1 chromosome X2, fHopMal1.hap1, whole genome shotgun sequence encodes:
- the LOC136677056 gene encoding palmitoyltransferase ZDHHC8B-like, which translates to MPSSAGNTFKPFKATKFIPVSTAAALLTSSSTLFFVFTCPWLSSAISPVVPLYNGVVFLFVLANFCMATFMDPGVFPRASEDEDKDDDFRAPLYKNVEVKGVQVRMKWCSTCHFYRPPRCSHCSVCDNCVEDFDHHCPWVNNCIGRRNYRYFFLFLLSLSGHMISVFSFGLIFVLHHLDTLGALHTSVTLAVMCIAGLFFIPVVGLTGFHMVLVARGRTTNEQVTGKFRGGVNPFTRGCCGNVKHVLCSPLAPRYMVEPRKKVFVPVKAPFLRPALSDRSVTVKLSDNGVHASILRAKSKNSLDGFVEKNLDTQPPLPPKAERHTQLQSQSPLTSSEESSVSSKPTSPATPAMFRHRPSFGTIPKLHYQTTGEKIMVMSAASQKSSAILEERGHDYRSEPNLDLPDYSSAPLHRTFQSSPFQLDSIGSSPRSLSLKQSRRAEVSPLGGAKHDPVISTPQRGVFSPGTRSSRNGSLSYDSLLSPGVAPPSGECIAHPSHPGVPTMGFHSPFLPTKMCHVRGPEIQRQSPYSPVRTGIIYGRHSPHLREQEREQERERDPSPVRYDNLSKTIMASIQERKEMEEREKLQNRVNYANDSGVFDSGVCNRIPPGQCYTDGQRGSISRPYGSRDNLIGAGFVGYAPRTPVLRSSASSLARAQRTSSTSLHTELQYRSPAHQSHHSPSPVPKSPSYSHQKLSYISARDRAESPHLGTREELAQGKMNGQPKVQSGTALSPSRHNNVKKVTGVGGTTYEISV; encoded by the exons gtgtCCATGGTTGTCTAGCGCCATCTCTCCGGTGGTTCCGCTGTATAATGGCGTGGTTTTCCTCTTCGTTTTGGCCAATTTCTGCATGGCCACCTTCATGGATCCCGGTGTGTTCCccagag cgAGTGAGGATGAAGATAAAGATGATGATTTCCGAGCTCCTCTTTATAAGAACGTGGAGGTGAAGGGGGTTCAGGTTCGAATGAAGTGGTGTTCCACCTGTCACTTCTACAGACCCCCGCGCTGCtcacactgcagtgtgtgtgacaACTGTGTTGAG gattTTGACCACCACTGCCCCTGGGTGAATAACTGTATCGGACGGAGGAATTACCGTTATTTCTTCCTTTTCCTCCTGTCCCTCAGCGGTCACATGATCAGTGTCTTCTCCTTCGGCCTCATTTTCGTCTTACACCACCTGGACACTTTGGGCGCGCTGCACACTTCTGTCAC ACTCGCAGTGATGTGTATCGCAGGGTTGTTCTTTATTCCTGTTGTAGGTTTAACAGGTTTCCACATGGTTCTAGTGGCCAGAGGACGCACCACTAATGAACAg gtgACTGGGAAGTTCCGTGGGGGTGTGAACCCTTTTACTCGTGGTTGCTGTGGCAATGTGAAGCATGTTCTGTGTAGTCCTTTAGCTCCAag gtatatGGTGGAGCCCAGGAAGAAGGTGTTTGTTCCAGTTAAAGCTCCGTTCCTCCGTCCAGCTCTGAGTGACCGCAGTGTGACGGTCAAACTCAGCGACAACGGAGTTCACGCATCCATCCTCAGAGCAAAG TCCAAGAACAGTCTGGACGGGTTTGTGGAGAAAAATCTGGACACTCAGCCTCCTCTTCCTCCGAAAGCAGAGCGTCACACTCAGCTCCAGAGTCAGAGTCCGCTCACGTCCAGCGAAG agagctctgtgtccagTAAGCCCACCAGCCCCGCCACGCCGGCCATGTTCAGACATAGACCCTCCTTCGGCACCATCCCCAAACTGCACTACCAGACCACGGGAGAGAAG ATCATGGTGATGTCAGCAGCCTCTCAGAAGTCCTCAGCAATCCTGGAGGAGCGAGGTCACGACTATCGTTCCGAGCCGAACCTGGATCTCCCAGATTACAGCTCTGCTCCTCTTCACCGGACTTTCCAGTCGTCTCCGTTTCAGCTCGACTCGATCGGGAGCTCTCCCCGATCTCTCAGCCTCAAACAGAGCCGGAGAGCTGAGGTCTCGCCGCTAGGGGGCGCCAAACACGACCCGGTCATTTCCACTCCTCAGAGGGGAGTGTTTTCTCCAGGAACGCGGTCCAGTCGGAACGGGAGCTTGTCTTACGACAGTCTGCTGAGTCCTGGTGTGGCGCCCCCTAGTGGAGAGTGCATCGCACACCCTTCACATCCAGGCGTCCCCACGATGGGCTTCCACTCGCCTTTTTTACCCACGAAGATGTGCCACGTTCGTGGGCCTGAAATCCAAAGGCAGTCTCCGTACAGTCCGGTTCGTACCGGGATCATTTACGGCCGACACTCTCCTCATCTGAGGGAACAGGAGAGGGAGCAGGAAAGAGAGCGGGATCCGTCCCCTGTTCGCTATGACAACCTTTCTAAAACTATCATGGCCTCAATCCAGGAGAGGAAAGAAatggaggagagggagaagcTCCAAAACCGAGTGAACTACGCCAACGATTCCGGGGTCTTCGATTCCGGAGTCTGTAACAGAATCCCACCAGGTCAGTGTTACACGGACGGTCAAAGAGGGTCAATATCAAGACCGTACGGGTCCCGTGACAACCTGATAGGCGCAGGATTTGTGGGATATGCCCCTCGGACCCCCGTTCTTCGGTCCTCAGCGTCTTCTTTAGCCCGAGCCCAGAGAACATCCTCTACCTCCCTCCATACGGAGCTTCAGTATCGATCTCCAGCCCACCAGAGCCACCACTCCCCATCTCCCGTCCCCAAATCCCCGTCCTACTCCCACCAGAAACTCTCCTACATCAGCGCCAGGGACCGGGCCGAGTCTCCGCACTTGGGAACCAG AGAGGAACTGGCTCAGGGTAAAATGAATGGTCAGCCCAAGGTCCAGTCAGGCACCGCGTTGAGCCCCAGCCGACACAACAACGTCAAGAAGGTGACGGGAGTGGGCGGGACTACGTACGAAATCTCGGTTTAA